Genomic segment of Maricaulis maris:
GTGCCGATCTTCGAGCCCTTGGAGGTGCCCGAGGAACAAGCTGATCCGGCACTGATTGCCACACCGGCCAGATCAAGCGCCATGACCTGGGTCGCGCCGGGCCAGCCCGGCTGGCACAGGCCGAGCGTATTGGGCAGGCGCGGCGCGCCGGCGCCGATCTCGATCAGCTCCGGCGATAACGTCTTCAGCTTCGCCGCCATGCGATCCCGGTGGGGGGCCAGTGCCGCGAACGCATCGAGGGTGGCCACGGCTTCATCAAGCGCCGTCGCCAGACCGACAATACCGGCAACATTGTGGGTACCGGCACGACGCCCCTTCTCCTGCCCGCCACCGTGATGGTGTCGCGCCATCGGCGCATCGCAGCTCGCCAGCAGCGCGCCCACGCCCTGGGGCCCACCGAACTTGTGCGCCGAGATCGCCATGTAGTCGCAACCAATGCCCGCGAAATCGACGGCGATCTTGCCGACCGCCTGGATGGCGTCGACAACGCTCAACCCACCGGCCTCCCGGACCAGGGCGGTTGCCTCGGCGACCGGCTGGAGGGTGCCGATCTCGTTATTGGCCAGCATCATGGCCAGCAGCGGCCTACCATCCCGATCCGACCAGCGCGAAAGCCGCTCGGCCAGCCAGGCAATTTCGACCACGCCCTGGTCATTGATCGGCCAGACGTCGACGGGCAGCCCGCTTGCCGCGGCAGTCGCGGCAACCGCTTCGTGCTCGATAGCCGTCACAATGATGCGCCCAACCATGCCGGCACTGATCGCCGCGTGGAGGGCGAGGTTGAGAGCCTCGGTGCCGCCCGAGGTGAAAACGATATCCTCCGGACGGGCACACAGCGCCTTGCCGACCTGGCGACGGGCGGTCTCGACACGTGCCATCGCGCCTTGGCCGTCAGCATGGACGGAGGACGGATTGCCGGTCTGCGCCATGACAGCCGACATGGCCTCAATCACACTCGGCCGGACCGAGGTGGTCGCATTGTGGTCGAGATAGGTGCGCATGGTTTCTATTCAGCAGCGTGAATTTCAGTGGCGCCCGGCTTGCCGAGGCCGCGCGGCACCGGACGTTCCAGGCGTCCTGTCGCCCCTGCTGCCGAGCCGAACAACCGGCGCTCCAGCACGTCTTCAAGCG
This window contains:
- a CDS encoding cysteine desulfurase family protein, with amino-acid sequence MRTYLDHNATTSVRPSVIEAMSAVMAQTGNPSSVHADGQGAMARVETARRQVGKALCARPEDIVFTSGGTEALNLALHAAISAGMVGRIIVTAIEHEAVAATAAASGLPVDVWPINDQGVVEIAWLAERLSRWSDRDGRPLLAMMLANNEIGTLQPVAEATALVREAGGLSVVDAIQAVGKIAVDFAGIGCDYMAISAHKFGGPQGVGALLASCDAPMARHHHGGGQEKGRRAGTHNVAGIVGLATALDEAVATLDAFAALAPHRDRMAAKLKTLSPELIEIGAGAPRLPNTLGLCQPGWPGATQVMALDLAGVAISAGSACSSGTSKGSKIGTALGLSEAASQGFIRVSLGWNSKPDDADAFIDAWSTALARISPTLTPVPEEAVG